The following proteins are co-located in the Alcaligenes faecalis genome:
- a CDS encoding alkaline phosphatase D family protein, which translates to MSLSQLSSNLPPVLAGPILRRLDSQRLVLWLVGSSSLSLDLILEPEDSPPQRIPLDANQCQIVPLGKHAFIHFIDVALSAPLPRDTLVHYDLIHSPGHGSEQGIADWAPHLLHPGQNRPNFVLASRADNLMFGSCRKPHHASRDGLAQADTVLSEHITNAKARPALLMLSGDQVYADDVAGPMLAAIHSLIEQLGLYGEYLEGAVVSDSESLYQHPASYYRRADLLPAFKSNDDLRERFFGGVEKPIFTTANAHNHLVTLAEVFAMYLLVWSPIAWQIIAEPTPPSLEPKHQQRWEREATALEGFRQDLPQAARLLAHVQTLMIFDDHDITDDWNLSAKWENVAYGHPFSRQIVGNALIAYLLCQAWGNRPEVFESILGTVTAWTHSPDEHQRLEHQTQDAIIKELLEFRQWDYVLRTQPTLIVLDTRTRRWHNRRLPSRPSGLMDWESLTELQHELLDERAAVIVSPTPMFGVKLIEVIQSICTYAGFALTVDAENWMAHRGAANTMLNIFRHSRTPGNYVILSGDVHYSFVYDVQVRHSKHIPHIWQITSSGIKNEFPESLLNWLDRLNRWLYSPRSPLNWFTQRRDLSISPRLPDQRKHGERVWNGSGIGQIWLDEKGRPARVLHHNANKKPPTEFLPPDQEEKG; encoded by the coding sequence TTGAGTCTCTCCCAACTTTCATCGAACTTGCCTCCCGTACTGGCTGGCCCTATTTTGCGTCGCCTGGACTCCCAGCGTTTAGTCTTGTGGCTGGTCGGCAGTTCCAGCTTATCCCTGGATTTGATCCTGGAGCCGGAGGACAGCCCCCCTCAACGTATCCCTCTGGATGCCAATCAATGCCAGATTGTGCCGCTGGGCAAACACGCCTTTATTCATTTCATTGATGTCGCTCTCAGCGCCCCGCTTCCCCGGGACACGCTGGTGCATTACGATCTGATTCACTCCCCGGGCCATGGATCAGAACAAGGGATTGCAGACTGGGCCCCTCATTTACTGCATCCAGGGCAGAACCGCCCCAACTTTGTATTGGCCAGCCGCGCCGATAATCTGATGTTTGGCTCCTGCCGCAAACCTCATCACGCCTCGCGCGATGGTCTGGCACAAGCTGACACCGTACTGAGCGAACACATCACCAACGCCAAGGCCCGGCCGGCCTTGCTCATGCTATCCGGCGATCAGGTCTATGCCGATGATGTGGCAGGCCCCATGCTGGCGGCCATCCACTCCCTGATCGAGCAGCTAGGCTTGTATGGAGAGTATCTGGAAGGCGCGGTCGTCTCGGATAGCGAATCCCTTTATCAGCATCCCGCCAGCTATTACCGGCGCGCGGATTTGCTGCCTGCGTTCAAATCCAACGACGATCTGCGTGAGCGGTTTTTTGGTGGGGTAGAAAAACCAATCTTCACCACCGCCAATGCGCACAACCATTTAGTGACCCTGGCTGAAGTCTTTGCCATGTACTTGCTGGTCTGGTCCCCCATTGCCTGGCAGATCATTGCCGAACCCACTCCCCCATCCCTGGAACCCAAGCATCAACAACGTTGGGAGCGTGAGGCCACTGCTCTGGAGGGCTTCCGTCAGGATCTGCCCCAGGCAGCCCGTTTGTTGGCACACGTGCAAACCTTGATGATTTTTGATGACCACGACATCACCGATGACTGGAACCTGTCAGCCAAATGGGAAAACGTTGCCTACGGCCATCCTTTTTCACGGCAGATCGTGGGCAATGCCCTGATCGCCTATCTACTATGTCAGGCCTGGGGTAACCGCCCCGAGGTTTTTGAATCCATACTGGGCACGGTCACCGCCTGGACCCACTCGCCCGATGAGCATCAACGCCTGGAACATCAAACCCAGGATGCAATCATCAAGGAGTTGCTGGAGTTTCGACAGTGGGACTATGTCCTGCGCACCCAACCTACGTTGATTGTGTTGGATACGCGCACACGCCGCTGGCATAACCGCCGCCTACCCAGCCGCCCTTCTGGACTGATGGACTGGGAGTCCCTGACCGAGCTGCAACACGAGTTGCTGGACGAGCGTGCCGCCGTGATTGTGTCACCCACGCCCATGTTCGGCGTCAAGCTGATCGAAGTTATTCAAAGCATCTGTACCTACGCGGGCTTTGCCTTGACGGTGGATGCAGAAAACTGGATGGCCCACCGAGGTGCCGCCAACACCATGCTGAACATCTTCAGACATTCGCGCACGCCCGGTAACTATGTCATTTTGTCCGGCGATGTGCACTACTCTTTCGTCTACGATGTGCAGGTACGTCATAGCAAACATATTCCGCATATCTGGCAAATCACCAGCAGCGGCATCAAGAACGAGTTTCCGGAAAGTTTGCTGAACTGGCTGGATCGGCTGAACCGCTGGCTCTACTCCCCACGATCCCCCCTGAACTGGTTTACGCAACGCCGAGACTTGAGCATCAGCCCACGTCTGCCGGACCAGCGTAAACATGGGGAGCGGGTGTGGAATGGTTCCGGAATTGGCCAAATCTGGCTGGATGAAAAGGGCCGCCCCGCCCGCGTCCTGCATCACAACGCCAACAAAAAACCGCCTACCGAATTTCTACCTCCGGATCAGGAGGAGAAAGGGTAA
- a CDS encoding HlyD family secretion protein, with amino-acid sequence MSTSTTSTERKALGLRLAPWLGCLAMIGLLILATTRWNEWTSSRRIQSTQNAYVKSDFAVLSAKVSGYVKALPLGDYEQVKAGDLIAQIDPADYELAVAAAQAEQSKAQAHLENLDGEIAQQQARIKEAQAKLRSVQVRVRQYRNNPSRQAWLVKEGALSRQGYENAQADLDEAISQGEAATAQVELAKNSQKVLLGQRAIRTADLKSAEAALESARRNLGYTRIVAPFDGVLNKRHVQVGSLLNQGTQIVSIVPLEQAYVIANYKETQLARVQPGQPVELFVDGLPGGNWRGRVVEIAPMSGAESSLLPADNASGNFTKVVQRIPVRIELEPGQAQLERLRPGMSAQARIDTAGSPVAAYDMPGLKQTRQLAVIRAQEG; translated from the coding sequence ATGAGCACCTCAACAACTTCGACGGAACGCAAAGCGCTGGGCCTGCGGCTGGCTCCTTGGCTGGGCTGTTTGGCCATGATTGGGCTGTTGATTCTGGCGACCACGCGGTGGAACGAGTGGACCAGTAGCCGCCGCATACAGAGCACTCAGAATGCTTACGTGAAATCCGACTTTGCGGTGCTCAGTGCCAAGGTTTCGGGCTACGTGAAAGCCTTGCCCTTGGGGGATTATGAGCAGGTCAAGGCGGGGGATCTGATTGCGCAGATTGATCCGGCCGATTACGAGCTGGCCGTAGCGGCAGCGCAGGCGGAACAGTCCAAGGCGCAGGCCCACCTGGAAAATCTGGACGGTGAAATTGCACAACAACAGGCGCGTATTAAAGAGGCGCAAGCCAAGTTGCGCTCCGTGCAGGTGCGCGTGCGGCAATACCGTAATAATCCTTCGCGTCAGGCATGGCTGGTCAAGGAAGGTGCCTTGTCACGTCAGGGCTATGAAAATGCCCAGGCCGATCTGGATGAGGCAATCAGCCAAGGGGAGGCTGCTACCGCGCAAGTGGAGCTGGCGAAAAACTCCCAGAAGGTTCTGCTGGGGCAACGTGCGATTCGTACCGCGGATTTGAAATCGGCTGAAGCTGCCTTGGAGTCTGCTCGTCGCAATTTGGGCTATACGCGGATTGTGGCCCCTTTTGACGGGGTCTTGAACAAGCGTCATGTGCAAGTTGGCAGTCTGTTGAACCAGGGTACGCAGATTGTTTCCATCGTCCCCCTGGAGCAGGCCTACGTCATTGCGAACTATAAGGAAACGCAGCTTGCCCGCGTACAGCCGGGGCAGCCGGTGGAGTTGTTTGTGGATGGCCTGCCTGGGGGGAACTGGCGGGGACGTGTGGTCGAGATTGCACCCATGAGCGGGGCCGAATCCTCCTTGTTGCCGGCCGATAATGCCTCCGGGAATTTCACCAAAGTGGTGCAGCGCATACCGGTGCGTATTGAGCTGGAGCCGGGTCAGGCACAGTTGGAGCGCCTGCGTCCTGGCATGTCGGCCCAGGCCAGAATCGATACGGCGGGTTCCCCTGTTGCGGCTTATGACATGCCTGGCTTGAAACAGACTCGTCAGTTGGCTGTCATTCGGGCGCAGGAGGGCTGA
- a CDS encoding UvrD-helicase domain-containing protein has protein sequence MMDRLNPEQRAAVTLPSGHALVLAGAGSGKTSVLTSRMAWLIQTGQVSPHGLAAVTFTNKAAREMLTRLTSLLPIDTRGMWVGTFHGLCNRLLRMHYRDAGLVQTFQILDTADQLASIKRMVKANNVDDEKFPPKEIQKFINACKEDGQRPGDLEAHEPHRRRLIELYQLYQEQCEREGVVDFGELLLRAYELLSRNAPIREHYQRRFKHILVDEFQDTNVLQYRWLRLLAGDQACMFAVGDDDQSIYAFRGANVGNMADFERDYARGNVIRLEQNYRSCGHILDSANALIENNSGRLGKNLWTDSGEGELVRISELASDALEAQWIVDEVRALIAEGKPRREIAILYRSNAQSRVIEHRLFSQGLPYKVYGGHRFFERQEIKHVLAYLRLMDNADDDTAFLRVVNFPTRGIGARSVEQLADLARERGTSLLRAIPYLQGRAAASLMRFSNLIQDMASQAQILSLPELIEHVVHDSTLLAHYQADREGAERLENLQELVNAATVFVGEEGFAELPAGRVPEAVAGESEQAMQNPDQATASVLAPMSPLGSFLTHASLEAGDNQAQAGQDAIQLMTIHAAKGLEFDAVFITGLEEGLFPHENSLFDPGGIEEERRLMYVAITRARQRLYITLAQSRMLHGQTRYAMRSRFLEELPEQHIKWLSARYTSTPMQSEASSGAFRRGQSWESKDKSYSAQPYGGRSHTSVLEVNGQTFRVGQGVHHSRFGEGTIINLTGQGDDAQALIQFREVGSKTLALAIAKLDPVS, from the coding sequence ATGATGGATCGTTTAAACCCGGAACAGCGAGCCGCCGTTACTCTCCCCTCTGGCCATGCCTTGGTGCTGGCCGGAGCGGGTAGCGGAAAAACCAGTGTCCTGACCTCCCGAATGGCCTGGTTAATCCAGACTGGGCAGGTCAGCCCTCACGGACTGGCTGCTGTTACCTTCACCAACAAAGCCGCGCGCGAAATGCTGACGCGGCTTACTTCTTTATTGCCTATCGATACTCGCGGAATGTGGGTCGGGACTTTTCACGGCCTGTGTAATCGCTTGCTGCGCATGCATTACCGCGATGCCGGTCTGGTACAGACTTTCCAGATCCTGGATACGGCAGATCAGTTGGCCTCCATCAAGCGCATGGTCAAGGCCAATAACGTCGATGACGAGAAATTTCCACCCAAGGAAATTCAGAAGTTCATCAACGCCTGTAAAGAAGACGGCCAACGTCCTGGCGACCTGGAAGCACACGAGCCTCACCGCCGCCGCTTGATCGAGCTTTACCAGCTTTATCAAGAGCAGTGCGAACGTGAAGGTGTGGTGGACTTTGGCGAGCTGCTGCTGCGTGCCTACGAGCTGTTGTCCCGCAATGCGCCTATCCGCGAACATTATCAGCGCCGTTTCAAACACATTCTGGTCGACGAGTTCCAGGACACCAACGTGTTGCAGTACCGTTGGTTGCGTCTTTTGGCCGGTGATCAGGCCTGCATGTTTGCCGTGGGCGACGATGACCAGTCCATCTATGCTTTCCGTGGTGCGAATGTGGGCAATATGGCCGACTTCGAGCGCGACTATGCCCGTGGCAATGTGATACGCCTGGAGCAGAACTACCGTTCCTGCGGCCATATTCTGGATTCGGCCAACGCGCTGATCGAGAACAATAGTGGCCGGCTGGGCAAGAATTTATGGACCGATAGTGGCGAGGGCGAGCTGGTACGTATCAGCGAACTGGCTTCGGATGCCCTGGAAGCGCAGTGGATTGTGGACGAAGTCCGTGCCCTGATCGCCGAAGGCAAGCCGCGTCGTGAAATTGCTATTTTGTATCGCAGTAATGCCCAGTCCCGAGTGATTGAGCATAGGCTTTTTTCCCAAGGCTTGCCCTACAAAGTGTATGGCGGCCATCGCTTCTTCGAGCGTCAGGAAATCAAGCACGTGCTGGCTTACTTGCGCTTGATGGACAACGCGGATGATGACACGGCTTTCCTGCGTGTTGTGAACTTCCCGACTCGCGGTATTGGTGCTCGCTCGGTAGAGCAACTGGCTGACTTGGCGCGTGAGCGTGGTACCAGTTTGCTGCGTGCCATTCCTTACCTGCAAGGACGTGCGGCTGCCAGCCTGATGCGTTTCTCGAACCTGATTCAGGATATGGCCAGCCAGGCACAGATTCTGTCTTTGCCCGAGTTGATTGAGCACGTTGTCCACGATAGCACCTTGCTGGCCCATTATCAGGCCGACCGCGAAGGTGCCGAGCGCCTGGAAAACTTGCAGGAACTGGTCAACGCAGCCACGGTGTTTGTGGGTGAAGAAGGCTTTGCCGAGCTGCCAGCCGGTCGAGTCCCAGAAGCTGTGGCGGGCGAGTCCGAGCAGGCCATGCAGAACCCGGACCAAGCGACAGCCTCCGTGTTGGCTCCCATGTCGCCTTTGGGCTCCTTCCTGACCCATGCCTCTCTGGAAGCAGGGGACAATCAGGCCCAGGCAGGCCAGGACGCCATTCAGCTGATGACGATCCATGCCGCCAAAGGTCTGGAGTTCGATGCGGTTTTCATTACTGGCCTGGAAGAGGGTTTGTTCCCGCATGAGAACAGTTTGTTCGACCCTGGTGGGATCGAGGAAGAGCGTCGCTTGATGTACGTGGCGATTACGCGGGCGCGTCAGCGCCTGTACATCACCCTTGCGCAAAGCCGCATGCTGCACGGCCAGACGCGTTACGCCATGCGTTCGCGCTTTCTGGAAGAGTTGCCGGAGCAACACATCAAATGGTTGTCGGCCCGCTATACCAGTACGCCCATGCAGTCAGAGGCCAGTTCGGGGGCCTTCCGTCGTGGTCAAAGCTGGGAGTCCAAGGACAAGAGCTATTCGGCCCAGCCTTACGGCGGTCGCAGTCACACCAGCGTGCTGGAAGTGAATGGTCAGACCTTCCGTGTGGGGCAGGGGGTGCATCACAGCCGCTTTGGTGAAGGCACCATTATTAATCTGACGGGTCAGGGCGATGATGCCCAGGCCTTGATTCAGTTCCGCGAAGTGGGCAGCAAGACCTTGGCTCTGGCCATTGCCAAGCTGGATCCTGTTAGCTAA
- a CDS encoding MFS transporter — protein sequence MRFSRLMANTQTARPVLTVIAIFLGAVLTTVQGRLFSAALPDLRGQFGLDVLEAAWLGTALNAAQLISMPIAPWLATVIGPTRVLLAPSLLLGLVALLIPFFAHHYPVLLSLHALAGLCLGIYLPLTMSLALRSVHPRLWLAVMAAYSLRVSTGMDAGYGTSGFLLEEISWHWVYWPTAFVGPLIALLAWKAMPLAPVDRPQLQNADWGGMALFCTGLVLAFVGIESAERLGWSDSGLVVSALSGGALLVVAAIGRGMRRQNSFASLMALGNRNIRICLMIACLFGVLMTPTSLLIPSFLVQMGDLKPLQAGAATWIAFWAYLASTPLAIYLGRRLEPRLMMIIGLSIIAFTAWLGTHISHDWRVEQFVSMLILQSVGESTMLIGLIAAFVTNLNPQHGVALGVYVPIARVFTPVAAATLVSTWLRMAGDISRSSLSSHLVEGDPLVMERASAGLAGLARTLARESQVAAQISAYILVFWCSLLALCLAVLLRSSPPNPIAPPFAQSV from the coding sequence ATGCGCTTCTCCCGACTGATGGCCAATACACAAACTGCACGTCCTGTCTTGACGGTGATTGCGATTTTTCTGGGTGCGGTCCTGACTACCGTGCAAGGGCGGCTTTTTTCTGCAGCCTTACCGGATTTGCGTGGTCAGTTTGGCTTGGATGTGCTGGAAGCTGCCTGGTTGGGGACCGCCTTGAATGCGGCGCAATTGATTTCCATGCCGATTGCGCCATGGCTAGCGACCGTCATCGGGCCGACTCGGGTTTTGCTGGCCCCAAGTCTGCTGTTGGGCTTGGTCGCCTTGTTGATTCCTTTCTTTGCCCATCATTATCCCGTTCTGCTAAGTCTGCATGCCTTGGCTGGACTGTGTCTGGGAATCTATCTGCCTTTGACGATGTCCCTGGCTTTGCGCAGCGTTCACCCTCGGTTGTGGCTGGCTGTCATGGCGGCGTACAGCTTGCGTGTGTCAACCGGCATGGATGCAGGGTATGGCACATCCGGTTTTCTGCTGGAAGAAATCAGTTGGCATTGGGTTTACTGGCCCACTGCTTTTGTAGGGCCATTGATTGCGTTGCTGGCCTGGAAGGCCATGCCATTGGCTCCAGTAGACCGGCCGCAACTGCAAAACGCGGACTGGGGGGGTATGGCCCTGTTTTGCACCGGCCTGGTCCTGGCTTTTGTGGGGATCGAGTCGGCTGAACGCTTGGGCTGGAGCGACTCTGGTCTGGTTGTTTCAGCCTTGTCTGGGGGCGCGCTGCTTGTCGTGGCCGCAATAGGGCGTGGCATGCGCAGGCAAAACTCCTTTGCCAGCCTGATGGCGCTGGGCAATCGCAATATCCGTATCTGTCTGATGATTGCTTGTCTGTTCGGTGTACTGATGACGCCAACGTCCTTGCTGATTCCCAGCTTTCTGGTGCAGATGGGCGACTTGAAGCCGCTGCAAGCAGGCGCCGCCACCTGGATAGCGTTTTGGGCTTATCTGGCCTCGACCCCCTTGGCAATTTATCTGGGTCGCCGTCTTGAGCCACGCCTGATGATGATTATCGGTTTAAGCATTATTGCGTTCACGGCCTGGTTGGGAACTCATATCAGCCACGATTGGCGGGTAGAACAGTTTGTCTCGATGCTGATTCTACAGTCCGTGGGCGAGAGCACCATGTTGATTGGTTTGATTGCTGCCTTTGTGACCAATCTGAATCCCCAACATGGAGTGGCATTGGGCGTGTATGTCCCCATCGCACGTGTCTTTACGCCCGTCGCCGCAGCCACGTTGGTTTCCACTTGGCTGCGCATGGCCGGCGATATCAGCCGTAGCAGCCTCAGCAGTCATCTTGTAGAGGGTGACCCTTTGGTCATGGAGCGAGCCTCCGCAGGTTTGGCCGGTCTGGCTCGCACTTTGGCTCGTGAATCACAGGTGGCAGCACAAATCAGCGCCTACATCCTGGTGTTTTGGTGCAGCTTGCTGGCCTTGTGTCTGGCTGTGCTGCTGCGTTCTTCGCCACCCAATCCCATCGCGCCTCCCTTTGCTCAGTCTGTGTAG
- a CDS encoding sulfite oxidase produces the protein MEPSNLSRRRMLLSTGGVMALAGTASLTPLSAALAQEKAKTQAKALPAYASWKHADSLIVHSANTIETKRSAFGSGLITPLDRLFVRNNVTPPSEQIVADPDAWVLSIKGVKNPKDMTVAELKRLGLVAVPMVLQCSGNGRAFFPEKPSGTQWAVGAAGCVVFTGVPIKAVLEAVGGMDEGAKYMTGQGGEEIPQGLDPNTIMVERSLPLEAIDDAMLAWEINGQPIPLAHGGPLRLVVPGYTGVNNVKYIKQLAFTKEQSAANIQQNSYRLAPVGEKSNPNQESVWEMPVKSWVTSPSGEPGEELKAGKVQIQGLAFGGMSAAKGVEVSVDGGKNWVKATFVGPDLGRYAWRQFVLGVDLKPGKYEITSRATSEAGTVQPEERVPNNRGYLNNSWRDHMLAVTVV, from the coding sequence ATGGAACCTAGCAATCTTTCACGCCGGCGCATGCTATTGTCCACAGGCGGGGTGATGGCCCTGGCTGGAACGGCAAGCCTGACACCTTTGTCTGCGGCACTGGCTCAGGAGAAGGCAAAAACGCAGGCTAAAGCCTTGCCTGCCTATGCATCCTGGAAACATGCCGATAGCTTGATTGTGCACAGTGCCAATACCATTGAAACCAAGCGTAGCGCATTTGGTTCGGGCTTGATCACACCGTTGGACCGCTTGTTCGTACGCAATAACGTAACTCCCCCATCCGAACAAATTGTGGCTGATCCGGATGCATGGGTGCTGTCGATCAAGGGCGTCAAGAACCCTAAAGACATGACAGTCGCCGAGCTGAAACGCCTGGGCTTGGTGGCGGTACCCATGGTGCTGCAGTGCTCGGGCAATGGCCGTGCTTTCTTCCCTGAGAAGCCCAGTGGTACTCAGTGGGCTGTAGGCGCAGCAGGCTGCGTGGTCTTTACCGGCGTGCCGATCAAGGCTGTGTTGGAGGCTGTCGGTGGCATGGACGAGGGTGCCAAGTACATGACAGGACAAGGCGGTGAAGAGATTCCCCAGGGACTGGACCCGAACACCATCATGGTGGAGCGTTCGCTTCCTTTGGAAGCGATTGATGACGCGATGCTGGCCTGGGAAATTAATGGTCAACCTATCCCCTTGGCTCACGGTGGCCCCTTGCGCTTGGTTGTCCCTGGATACACTGGAGTCAATAACGTCAAGTACATCAAGCAGTTGGCGTTTACCAAGGAACAGTCTGCTGCCAACATTCAGCAAAACAGCTATCGTCTGGCGCCGGTTGGTGAAAAATCCAACCCGAATCAGGAGTCGGTATGGGAAATGCCCGTCAAGTCCTGGGTGACCAGCCCCAGCGGTGAGCCTGGCGAAGAACTCAAGGCGGGCAAGGTACAGATTCAAGGCTTGGCTTTTGGGGGGATGTCAGCGGCCAAAGGGGTAGAGGTGTCCGTTGATGGTGGCAAGAACTGGGTGAAAGCGACGTTTGTAGGCCCTGATCTGGGTAGATATGCGTGGCGTCAGTTCGTTCTGGGCGTGGATTTGAAGCCTGGCAAGTATGAGATCACCAGCCGGGCGACCAGTGAAGCAGGCACGGTACAGCCTGAGGAGCGCGTTCCCAATAACCGTGGCTATTTGAATAATAGCTGGCGTGACCACATGCTGGCTGTCACGGTCGTTTAA
- a CDS encoding DUF4148 domain-containing protein, producing MKLGLWTLACTALLASTSAWAVDGSASVQEQAYSKSRAQVVQELEQAREQGLISVAAHGYPNVPRGSVKTRAQVVQELQEAQQVGLLDFADDEYPVLPADGTHKTRQQVVQELEQARKQGRLLYVAP from the coding sequence ATGAAATTAGGTTTGTGGACATTGGCTTGCACGGCTTTGCTGGCCTCGACATCGGCTTGGGCTGTTGACGGTTCTGCCTCTGTACAGGAGCAGGCCTACAGCAAGAGTCGTGCCCAGGTTGTGCAGGAATTGGAGCAGGCACGTGAGCAAGGGCTGATCAGCGTAGCGGCGCATGGCTATCCCAACGTGCCGCGAGGCTCTGTTAAAACTCGTGCTCAGGTTGTTCAGGAGTTGCAAGAAGCGCAACAAGTCGGTTTGCTGGACTTCGCAGACGATGAGTATCCCGTCTTGCCTGCCGATGGTACTCATAAGACGCGCCAGCAAGTTGTGCAGGAGCTGGAACAAGCCAGAAAGCAGGGCCGTCTTTTGTATGTAGCCCCATAA
- a CDS encoding cytochrome c, translated as MKKYFVAAVSVFIFSTQAYAQEQGKELFLTGAKPIACAVCHTLADAGSAGTIGPDLDELKPGKEQILKVMKEGMGAMPSFAQTMSDEERDAVATYVSSVAGQ; from the coding sequence ATGAAGAAATATTTTGTTGCTGCAGTATCTGTATTTATTTTTAGTACCCAGGCTTATGCTCAGGAGCAGGGCAAAGAATTGTTTTTGACAGGTGCCAAGCCCATCGCCTGTGCTGTCTGTCATACCTTGGCTGACGCTGGCTCAGCCGGGACAATCGGTCCGGATCTGGATGAGCTCAAGCCGGGCAAAGAGCAGATCCTGAAAGTCATGAAAGAAGGCATGGGTGCCATGCCGTCTTTTGCTCAGACCATGAGTGACGAAGAGCGTGATGCTGTTGCCACTTACGTCAGTTCTGTAGCGGGTCAATAA
- a CDS encoding TetR/AcrR family transcriptional regulator C-terminal domain-containing protein produces MATKAPRIQREHIIQTALDLLDQEGLEGLTLRKLAQALNIQAPSLYWHFNAKQALIDGMADALVENVARHCPSNQTWDEQVRHLALEFRQALLQRRDGARVFAGTYVVTDNVLRTSETFLSAFMLAGADSQFAAEASFSLIYYILGFVMEEQALGPGSTLDLSLRKQAFLALAQEKYPSNWLAREAIFSDDFAGRFITGLNLLIDGTKQRIQNHS; encoded by the coding sequence ATGGCAACGAAAGCGCCCCGTATTCAACGCGAACACATCATCCAGACAGCACTGGACTTGCTGGACCAGGAAGGTTTGGAAGGACTGACGTTGCGCAAGCTGGCCCAGGCCCTGAATATCCAGGCCCCCTCGCTGTACTGGCACTTCAATGCCAAGCAAGCCTTGATTGATGGCATGGCCGACGCCCTGGTAGAAAACGTGGCGCGCCATTGCCCAAGCAATCAAACCTGGGATGAGCAAGTCCGTCACTTGGCTCTGGAATTTCGGCAGGCCCTCTTGCAACGGCGCGACGGAGCCCGTGTTTTTGCGGGCACCTATGTAGTCACAGACAATGTGCTGCGCACCAGCGAAACCTTCTTGTCCGCTTTCATGCTGGCAGGCGCAGACAGCCAATTTGCTGCCGAGGCCAGCTTTAGCCTGATCTACTACATTCTGGGTTTTGTCATGGAAGAACAGGCGCTTGGGCCAGGCAGCACATTAGACCTGTCTTTACGCAAACAGGCTTTTTTAGCATTGGCTCAAGAAAAGTACCCCAGCAACTGGCTGGCACGGGAGGCGATTTTTTCCGATGACTTTGCGGGCCGTTTTATCACTGGCCTGAACCTGTTGATTGATGGTACAAAGCAGCGCATTCAAAACCATTCATAA